A single genomic interval of Agarivorans aestuarii harbors:
- a CDS encoding S1 family peptidase, giving the protein MKLALIVILVSFSSLFSVEASGALADTIEKIKPSVVGIGTYNKLSSPRANLRGTGFVVGSHLIATNAHVIPKSLNQQQNEKLVVFVGQGRSPELRIASLVAIIEEHDLAILRVDGKPLRPLTLSSQKVREGELYAFTGFPIGAVLGLYPVTHRGIISSITPVAIPARSASELNLAQLKRLKSPYNIYQLDATAYPGNSGSPLYHPETGEVIAIINKVFVKTTKEAVLADPSAISYAIPVIHLKQLLKSVK; this is encoded by the coding sequence ATGAAACTCGCCCTCATCGTAATCCTCGTCTCTTTTTCTTCACTGTTTAGTGTAGAAGCTTCAGGCGCTCTTGCTGATACTATAGAAAAAATCAAACCTTCTGTCGTAGGAATTGGCACTTACAATAAACTTAGCTCCCCCAGAGCTAACCTGCGGGGTACTGGATTTGTAGTGGGTTCCCACCTCATTGCCACCAATGCGCATGTCATCCCTAAAAGCTTAAATCAGCAACAAAATGAAAAACTAGTAGTATTTGTTGGCCAAGGTCGTTCGCCAGAATTACGCATAGCAAGCCTCGTCGCCATTATAGAAGAGCACGATTTAGCTATATTAAGAGTTGATGGCAAGCCCCTAAGACCTTTAACACTTTCAAGCCAAAAAGTACGCGAAGGAGAACTGTATGCCTTCACTGGCTTCCCCATCGGTGCGGTATTAGGTTTATATCCGGTCACCCATCGCGGCATTATTTCGAGCATTACTCCAGTGGCAATACCTGCTAGATCTGCCAGCGAGTTAAACCTTGCTCAATTAAAGCGCCTCAAATCGCCTTATAACATTTATCAATTGGATGCCACAGCCTACCCTGGTAATAGTGGCAGCCCTTTATACCATCCAGAAACCGGCGAAGTTATCGCAATCATCAACAAAGTATTTGTGAAAACAACCAAAGAAGCAGTACTGGCTGACCCCAGCGCCATAAGTTACGCAATCCCCGTCATTCACTTAAAGCAGCTGCTAAAAAGCGTCAAGTAG
- the uvrA gene encoding excinuclease ABC subunit UvrA: protein MDSIDIRGARTHNLKNISLTLPRDKLIVITGLSGSGKSSLAFDTLYAEGQRRYVESLSAYARQFLSLMEKPDVDHIEGLSPAISIEQKSTSHNPRSTVGTITEIYDYLRLLYARVGEPRCPHHNEPLAAQTISQMVDKVFEEPENSKLMLLAPIVRDRKGEHVKTLENLAAQGFIRARIDGEVCDLSDPPELELHKKHNIEVVIDRFKVRASDDLAQRLAESFETALELAEGTAILVDMDSGDTRQLFSANFACPVCGYSMTELEPRIFSFNNPAGACQTCDGLGVDQFFDDKKVIVNPELSLSGGAIRGWDKRNFYYYQMLKSLAAHFEFNLDMAFQDLSDKHQKVILHGSGRSSIEFKYMNDRGDVTVRKHPFEGIIPNMRRRYKETESNAVREELAKFISNQECPGCGGSRLREEARNVFIGTTNLPEVSCKSIGEAMEFFDSLSLKGQRAQIADKILKEICERLNFLINVGLDYLSLDRSADTLSGGEAQRIRLASQIGAGLVGVMYVLDEPSIGLHQRDNERLLATLNHLRDLGNTVIVVEHDEDAIRAADYIVDIGPGAGVHGGEIVAQGTYQQVIDTPDSLTGQYLSGKKAIEVPNERHPTGKDWLKVLGASGNNLKNVDLAIPLGLLTCITGVSGSGKSTLINDTLYKIAQKALNGAAGEDIAAHKAVEGLEHLDKVVDIDQSPIGRTPRSNPATYTGIFTPIRELFAATQEARSRGYKPGRFSFNVKGGRCEACQGDGVIKVEMHFLPDVYVPCDVCKSKRYNRETLEIKYKGKSIHQILEMTVEEARPFFDAVPAIARKLQTLIDVGLTYIKLGQSATTLSGGEAQRVKLARELSKRDTGQTLYILDEPTTGLHFHDIELLLEVIHRLRDHGNTIVVIEHNLDVVKTADWIVDLGPEGGKGGGEILVAGTPEHIVKEQRSHTARFLKPMLENKK from the coding sequence ATGGACAGTATTGATATTCGGGGTGCCCGCACCCACAACCTTAAAAACATTTCACTGACCCTGCCTCGCGATAAGCTAATTGTTATCACCGGCTTATCGGGCTCAGGGAAATCGTCGCTCGCATTCGATACTCTTTACGCAGAAGGTCAGCGACGCTATGTTGAGTCTCTTTCTGCCTATGCGCGCCAGTTTCTATCATTAATGGAAAAGCCCGATGTAGACCACATCGAAGGCCTATCGCCAGCCATTTCTATTGAGCAAAAATCAACCTCGCACAATCCACGCTCTACCGTGGGAACCATCACTGAGATTTACGACTATTTGCGTTTGCTCTATGCCCGTGTTGGTGAGCCCCGCTGCCCGCATCACAACGAACCACTGGCTGCGCAAACCATTAGCCAAATGGTGGACAAAGTATTTGAAGAGCCAGAAAACAGCAAACTAATGCTATTGGCTCCAATAGTGCGAGATCGCAAAGGTGAGCATGTAAAAACTCTGGAGAACCTAGCGGCGCAAGGCTTTATTCGTGCTCGTATTGATGGGGAAGTGTGTGACTTAAGCGATCCTCCAGAATTAGAGCTGCACAAAAAACACAATATTGAAGTAGTGATTGACCGCTTTAAAGTTCGCGCCAGTGACGACTTAGCCCAACGCTTAGCGGAGTCATTTGAAACAGCCTTAGAACTAGCCGAAGGCACTGCCATTTTAGTTGATATGGACAGCGGCGACACTCGCCAATTATTCTCAGCTAACTTTGCCTGCCCGGTATGTGGCTACAGCATGACCGAGCTAGAGCCAAGAATTTTCTCCTTCAACAACCCTGCAGGTGCTTGCCAAACCTGTGATGGTTTAGGTGTGGATCAATTCTTCGACGATAAGAAGGTGATTGTAAACCCTGAGCTTAGTTTATCAGGCGGTGCCATCCGCGGTTGGGACAAACGCAACTTCTACTATTACCAAATGCTCAAGTCATTAGCGGCGCATTTCGAGTTTAACTTAGATATGGCCTTTCAAGACCTTAGCGACAAACACCAAAAAGTAATTTTGCATGGCTCGGGCCGCTCCAGCATTGAATTTAAGTACATGAACGATCGCGGTGACGTTACAGTACGCAAACACCCTTTTGAAGGGATTATCCCCAATATGCGCCGCCGATATAAAGAAACCGAATCAAACGCGGTTCGCGAAGAGTTGGCAAAATTCATTAGCAACCAAGAATGTCCAGGCTGTGGCGGCAGCCGGTTGCGCGAAGAAGCTAGAAACGTATTTATAGGCACCACAAATCTGCCAGAAGTAAGTTGTAAGTCCATTGGCGAAGCCATGGAGTTCTTCGACTCTCTAAGCCTTAAAGGACAGCGTGCTCAAATCGCCGACAAAATTCTTAAAGAAATTTGTGAGCGTTTAAACTTTTTGATCAATGTTGGTTTAGATTACCTTTCCTTAGACCGCAGTGCCGACACATTGTCTGGCGGCGAAGCGCAGCGAATAAGACTCGCCAGCCAAATTGGCGCAGGTCTAGTCGGTGTTATGTATGTGCTCGACGAACCGTCTATCGGCTTACACCAACGCGATAACGAACGCTTACTCGCGACCCTAAATCACCTGCGAGATTTAGGCAACACAGTTATTGTGGTTGAACATGATGAAGATGCTATTCGGGCAGCCGACTACATTGTAGATATAGGCCCTGGGGCAGGTGTACATGGTGGTGAAATCGTTGCTCAAGGTACTTACCAACAAGTAATTGATACACCAGACTCCCTCACCGGACAATACCTATCAGGCAAGAAAGCCATTGAAGTACCCAATGAGCGCCACCCAACGGGCAAGGATTGGTTAAAAGTACTTGGAGCTAGCGGTAACAATCTAAAAAATGTCGACTTAGCAATTCCTCTGGGCTTATTGACTTGTATTACTGGTGTATCGGGTAGCGGAAAATCTACTCTCATTAATGACACACTCTACAAAATTGCTCAAAAAGCGCTTAATGGTGCAGCTGGCGAAGATATCGCTGCTCACAAAGCGGTAGAAGGTCTCGAACACCTAGATAAAGTGGTAGATATCGACCAAAGCCCAATTGGCCGCACTCCACGCTCTAACCCTGCTACATACACTGGGATCTTCACCCCTATTCGCGAATTATTTGCCGCTACTCAAGAGGCTCGTTCGCGTGGATATAAGCCAGGGCGCTTCAGCTTTAACGTGAAAGGTGGCCGCTGTGAAGCCTGCCAGGGTGATGGCGTTATCAAGGTTGAAATGCACTTTTTGCCGGATGTGTATGTGCCTTGTGATGTTTGTAAAAGCAAACGTTACAACCGAGAAACCCTAGAGATAAAATACAAAGGCAAGAGTATTCATCAGATTTTGGAAATGACGGTAGAGGAAGCTCGCCCCTTCTTCGATGCAGTACCAGCCATTGCCAGAAAATTGCAAACCTTGATTGATGTTGGCCTCACCTACATCAAACTCGGTCAGTCGGCTACTACCTTATCGGGCGGCGAAGCTCAACGAGTTAAGCTCGCTCGCGAACTTAGCAAGCGCGATACTGGCCAAACCCTTTATATTCTTGATGAACCAACCACAGGCCTTCACTTTCACGATATTGAGTTGCTGTTAGAAGTTATTCATCGCTTACGTGACCATGGTAATACTATTGTTGTAATTGAACACAACCTAGATGTCGTTAAAACCGCAGATTGGATTGTCGATCTGGGGCCAGAAGGGGGCAAAGGTGGCGGAGAAATTCTCGTTGCTGGCACGCCGGAACACATTGTCAAAGAACAGCGATCTCATACCGCTAGATTCTTAAAACCCATGCTAGAAAATAAAAAATAG
- a CDS encoding PglL family O-oligosaccharyltransferase: MMLLGMHYFQHNQGGTGLALPFNLVVWCFASILIGLGLIKVSQSQTLRYNKTLIGLAICAIGLWIPLFYPNAEFGTFALDRLIGLAAGLLLIFSILQLEISQKQWHQMMYLIVAAVLIESLYALTQIYLLTEGNWVGFNVNSTRAAGIFQQPNVLGTFVLFGPAISAWLLSQQAINEKWQLLLILVTSFAATWVCFLTGSRTTLVALFLILPLMAPYLFKTANLSYLRWWLVSILLGVLAPMLPELFNSNEARDALGGATTAYRVTMLEVSWQLFKQQPLLGWGYGAYDGVYHGAQALLNQQGLIDGYHFNVTHPHNELAYWAVEGGLLPVTALFAMAFLIIKSMLKQGWAKGLFYFAILFPSLLHCMTELPFYHSAVLWILFCTLISQILKNEEIVVKTFPAKFAPKIFGALIPCFTIVFMATGLQAIYKITQFERTGSANATLLEEVFNPLPMQTRYEFNAMSFRLNAALSLDLKEELKGYLAWSEQLIKRQARTEHFYNRSVALRALGLNEQAKANDKLANDIYPNFERVSYKLVSATTGGEETLRQYLLWNKTEIDKKPLPQLYIHQINALVKLGDIKPAVDMLIEAQHRLPEQISLNNVPSLKPYVRIQTPS, translated from the coding sequence ATGATGTTACTAGGCATGCACTACTTTCAACACAACCAAGGTGGAACAGGCCTAGCCCTCCCCTTTAATTTGGTTGTGTGGTGTTTTGCTAGCATTCTTATCGGCCTTGGCCTTATTAAAGTAAGTCAATCGCAAACTTTGCGCTATAACAAAACACTTATTGGTTTAGCTATTTGTGCGATTGGTTTATGGATCCCGCTGTTTTATCCAAATGCTGAATTCGGTACTTTTGCTTTAGATCGTTTAATCGGGTTGGCAGCAGGTTTACTACTTATCTTTTCAATACTTCAGCTTGAAATAAGCCAAAAGCAATGGCACCAAATGATGTACCTGATTGTTGCAGCAGTCTTAATTGAGAGCCTTTATGCATTAACCCAAATTTACCTATTAACAGAGGGTAATTGGGTCGGCTTTAATGTTAATTCAACCAGAGCTGCCGGCATTTTTCAGCAACCTAATGTATTAGGAACCTTTGTGCTGTTTGGTCCAGCCATATCCGCTTGGTTGTTGTCACAACAAGCTATAAACGAAAAATGGCAGCTCTTACTTATACTTGTAACTAGCTTTGCAGCAACATGGGTATGTTTCTTAACAGGATCTAGAACAACGTTAGTAGCGTTGTTTCTAATACTCCCGCTAATGGCTCCTTACCTATTTAAAACTGCAAATTTATCGTACCTTAGATGGTGGCTAGTTAGTATTTTGTTGGGAGTTTTAGCACCTATGCTTCCCGAACTATTCAATTCCAACGAAGCAAGAGATGCCTTAGGTGGCGCAACCACAGCTTATAGAGTAACAATGCTTGAGGTTAGTTGGCAGCTGTTCAAACAGCAACCGTTGTTAGGCTGGGGTTATGGTGCTTATGATGGTGTTTACCATGGGGCGCAAGCTTTACTTAATCAACAAGGCTTAATCGATGGTTATCATTTTAATGTAACTCACCCCCATAACGAACTAGCTTATTGGGCAGTTGAAGGTGGACTTCTGCCAGTCACAGCTTTGTTCGCGATGGCTTTCCTAATAATAAAGAGCATGCTCAAACAAGGCTGGGCTAAGGGATTGTTTTATTTTGCAATATTGTTTCCTAGCTTACTTCACTGCATGACTGAACTGCCTTTTTATCACTCTGCGGTCTTATGGATTCTATTCTGCACATTGATCAGTCAGATTCTAAAAAATGAAGAAATTGTAGTCAAAACGTTCCCGGCTAAATTTGCCCCAAAGATATTTGGAGCTCTAATTCCATGCTTCACTATCGTGTTCATGGCAACTGGTTTACAGGCCATCTACAAAATCACTCAATTTGAACGAACCGGCAGTGCAAATGCAACTTTGCTCGAAGAAGTGTTCAATCCACTGCCCATGCAAACTCGCTATGAATTCAACGCTATGTCATTTAGGTTAAACGCTGCTTTGTCTTTAGATCTCAAAGAAGAACTTAAAGGCTACCTAGCATGGTCAGAACAGCTGATAAAGAGGCAAGCCAGAACTGAACACTTTTATAATCGCTCTGTTGCTTTACGAGCCCTAGGCTTAAACGAACAAGCTAAGGCTAATGACAAACTGGCTAACGATATATATCCAAACTTTGAACGTGTATCCTATAAGCTTGTTTCAGCGACTACTGGCGGTGAGGAAACGCTACGGCAGTACTTGCTATGGAATAAAACTGAGATTGACAAAAAGCCTTTACCACAACTGTATATTCACCAGATTAACGCTTTGGTGAAGCTTGGTGATATTAAACCAGCTGTAGATATGCTTATAGAAGCACAACACAGACTCCCTGAACAAATTAGTTTAAATAATGTTCCGAGTTTAAAGCCCTACGTTAGGATTCAAACGCCTAGTTAA
- a CDS encoding single-stranded DNA-binding protein, producing MATRGINKVILVGNLGQDPEVRFMPNGGAVANITIATSESWRDKQSGEQKERTEWHRVVLFGKLAEVAGEYLKKGSQVYIEGQLQTRKWQDQGGQDRYSTEVVVQGFNGVMQMLGGRQGGGQGQNMGGGAPQQQGNWGGQQQAAPQAAPAQQGGFQQQAPQQPAPQQGGYQQQAKPAPAPQQAPQQATQQFNEPPMDFDDDIPF from the coding sequence ATGGCCACTCGGGGCATTAATAAAGTAATTTTGGTTGGTAACTTAGGACAAGATCCTGAAGTTCGTTTTATGCCAAACGGAGGGGCCGTCGCCAATATTACCATTGCAACTTCAGAAAGCTGGAGAGACAAGCAAAGTGGTGAACAGAAAGAGCGTACCGAATGGCACCGTGTTGTGTTGTTTGGCAAGTTAGCTGAAGTGGCTGGTGAATACTTAAAGAAAGGCTCACAAGTTTATATTGAAGGTCAACTACAAACCCGTAAATGGCAAGACCAAGGTGGTCAAGACCGCTACTCTACTGAAGTGGTTGTACAAGGCTTTAATGGTGTAATGCAAATGTTAGGTGGCCGTCAAGGCGGTGGTCAGGGCCAAAACATGGGCGGTGGCGCACCTCAGCAACAAGGCAATTGGGGCGGTCAGCAGCAGGCAGCTCCTCAAGCGGCACCTGCTCAGCAAGGTGGTTTCCAGCAACAAGCTCCGCAACAGCCAGCTCCTCAGCAAGGTGGTTATCAGCAGCAAGCTAAACCAGCACCAGCGCCGCAACAAGCGCCTCAGCAGGCAACGCAGCAGTTTAACGAGCCACCAATGGATTTCGACGACGACATCCCGTTCTAG
- a CDS encoding MFS transporter, whose amino-acid sequence MDLDERLNPTEKRAAYSLALLFALRMAGLFMLMPVLAVYGQELVGFSPLWVGFAIGAYGLTQAMFQIPMGWLSDRVGRKPIIFLGLSIFALGSVVAAMADSIYGIALGRALQGMGAIASTVMALAADLSRETQRAKVMAFIGVSIGLSFAASLVLGPLLSAYLGLSGLFWLIAGLAVLAMLVVQFAVPNSDFKAPSGEVSTNSNKMLTLLKHPQLLRLDWGVFTLHLVLTALFVVMPFRLLEADLSAANHWQVYLPAVLISFVLMVPMLIIAAKRNQQRGYFIFAISLLLIANALLLINGTSVWALVTILAIFFVGFNYLEASLPALISNLCPPGNKGAALGVFSTSQFLGAFIGGSSAGALYTLGGASLVSLFAIALLIIWIVVSLGLRAQSGIKSYSLTISSSDQPASILEKLQVLPGVVEAVVIASDNTAYLKVKTKEFELARALDLVRSA is encoded by the coding sequence ATGGACCTAGACGAACGATTAAACCCTACAGAGAAGCGCGCAGCCTATTCATTGGCTTTGTTATTTGCCTTGCGCATGGCCGGTTTGTTTATGTTAATGCCAGTATTAGCCGTTTATGGCCAAGAGCTTGTGGGCTTTTCGCCTTTGTGGGTTGGCTTTGCGATAGGCGCTTATGGCTTAACTCAGGCGATGTTTCAAATCCCCATGGGGTGGTTATCCGATAGGGTTGGTCGCAAGCCGATTATATTTTTAGGCTTGAGCATTTTTGCACTTGGTTCTGTGGTTGCGGCAATGGCAGATTCCATTTATGGCATTGCCCTAGGTAGAGCTCTGCAGGGAATGGGAGCAATAGCCAGCACGGTGATGGCTTTGGCGGCTGATCTAAGTCGGGAAACTCAGCGAGCAAAAGTAATGGCATTTATTGGCGTGAGCATTGGCTTGTCATTCGCCGCATCGCTGGTTTTAGGGCCGCTTCTTTCAGCTTATTTAGGTTTATCTGGATTATTTTGGTTAATAGCGGGGTTGGCAGTGTTGGCTATGCTGGTTGTTCAGTTTGCTGTGCCAAACTCCGATTTTAAAGCGCCTAGTGGTGAAGTGAGCACTAACTCGAATAAGATGCTTACTTTGCTTAAACACCCCCAGTTGCTGCGTTTAGATTGGGGAGTTTTCACCCTGCACCTAGTGCTCACCGCATTGTTTGTCGTAATGCCATTTCGCTTGCTTGAGGCGGATTTAAGTGCAGCAAATCATTGGCAGGTGTATTTGCCTGCAGTGCTTATCTCCTTTGTATTGATGGTGCCAATGCTGATTATTGCGGCCAAACGTAACCAGCAGCGCGGCTACTTTATTTTTGCTATTAGTTTGTTATTGATTGCTAATGCCTTATTGCTGATAAATGGCACCTCTGTTTGGGCTTTAGTTACTATATTGGCCATATTTTTTGTTGGCTTTAATTACTTAGAAGCCAGTTTGCCGGCACTAATCTCCAATTTATGCCCACCGGGTAACAAAGGTGCGGCGTTAGGGGTGTTTTCTACCAGTCAGTTTTTAGGGGCGTTTATCGGAGGCTCTAGTGCTGGAGCCTTATATACGTTGGGCGGCGCTAGTTTAGTAAGCTTGTTTGCTATTGCATTGCTGATTATTTGGATTGTTGTCAGTTTAGGATTGCGTGCGCAAAGTGGCATAAAAAGTTATTCATTAACGATATCATCATCCGATCAACCTGCCAGCATTTTAGAAAAACTGCAGGTTTTACCTGGGGTTGTAGAAGCAGTTGTTATAGCAAGTGACAATACTGCTTACCTTAAAGTTAAAACAAAAGAATTTGAATTGGCTAGAGCATTGGATTTGGTGCGTTCAGCCTAG
- a CDS encoding THxN family PEP-CTERM protein: MNKLKLTCLAASLGFASISANAVLITEWDYLNEAGFDQWTSDAGSIDPTGIDATGETLDDFDPLFGGELPKSLAWGSPYAAVNPDRKKSALTIEDSKSGTVTTSVVDGVGALAFAEGTGLTHENWGVTGDTLVAATLFDGLFLAPTAPVAFPLAPAPVLQFGVIFEETFNTPANNVCKYEPTQLVGDPGINQEGCSDLFTIVLGPDVTYTEVGDDIYLQNSFILPIPGFDDYVYTLTTRLQGLTLLDNLDCGPNATCIGFLTEENQKNELKAAFAISAAEVTEPATLAIFGLGLLGLASVRRRS, from the coding sequence ATGAACAAATTGAAACTTACTTGCTTGGCCGCAAGCCTAGGGTTTGCAAGTATTTCTGCTAACGCTGTACTAATCACTGAATGGGATTACTTAAACGAAGCTGGTTTTGATCAGTGGACTTCTGATGCTGGCTCGATTGACCCAACGGGGATTGATGCAACTGGTGAAACCCTTGATGATTTTGACCCACTTTTTGGTGGTGAGCTTCCTAAGTCTCTTGCTTGGGGTAGCCCGTATGCTGCTGTAAATCCAGATCGTAAGAAAAGTGCTCTGACCATTGAAGATTCAAAATCAGGCACGGTTACTACTAGTGTTGTAGATGGTGTTGGCGCATTGGCCTTTGCTGAAGGTACTGGCCTTACTCACGAAAACTGGGGTGTAACCGGTGATACACTAGTTGCTGCTACTTTGTTTGATGGTTTATTCCTCGCGCCTACAGCGCCTGTTGCATTTCCATTAGCTCCAGCGCCTGTACTTCAGTTCGGTGTTATTTTTGAAGAAACATTTAACACTCCAGCTAACAATGTTTGTAAGTACGAACCTACTCAATTAGTTGGTGATCCAGGCATTAACCAAGAAGGTTGTTCTGACTTGTTCACTATCGTGTTAGGCCCCGATGTTACTTATACTGAAGTAGGCGATGATATCTATCTTCAAAATAGTTTCATATTACCTATTCCGGGTTTCGATGATTATGTGTATACCTTAACTACACGTTTGCAGGGTTTGACTCTATTAGATAACCTAGACTGTGGTCCAAACGCTACATGTATTGGTTTCTTAACAGAAGAAAACCAGAAGAACGAATTAAAAGCTGCCTTTGCTATTTCTGCTGCTGAAGTAACAGAGCCGGCTACGTTGGCCATCTTCGGCCTAGGCTTGTTAGGTTTGGCTTCGGTTCGTCGCCGTTCGTAA
- a CDS encoding ThiF family adenylyltransferase → MSFNYEDAFSRNIGWVTEAEQLILRGKRVAMAGAGGVGSEHIVTLARLGVGKFHISDFDEYEVHNFNRQAGAFMSTVGQDKVKVMENICLDINPEAEVKSFPEGIFEHNVDEFLEGVDVYVDSLDFFALSARKLVFQKCLEKKIPLVTAAPLGMGCAFLCFMPSSMSYEEYFRFEDATSENEQYIKFLIGLSPAMLQRPYLVDPSRADFHAKKGPSMPMAVKMCGGIAGTYVLKILLNRGPLITAPYGLHFDAYRNRFKKTWRPMGNRNPLQRMVFKIAKKIVLKEDS, encoded by the coding sequence ATGAGTTTTAATTACGAAGATGCTTTTTCTAGAAATATCGGTTGGGTAACGGAAGCTGAGCAGCTGATATTACGTGGCAAGCGAGTTGCCATGGCGGGCGCTGGCGGAGTTGGTAGTGAGCACATTGTTACTTTAGCTCGCTTGGGAGTTGGCAAGTTTCACATCTCTGATTTTGATGAATATGAGGTACATAACTTTAATCGTCAAGCTGGTGCGTTTATGTCTACGGTTGGCCAAGATAAAGTTAAGGTGATGGAAAACATTTGCTTAGACATAAACCCAGAAGCTGAAGTGAAGTCTTTCCCCGAAGGCATTTTTGAGCACAATGTTGATGAATTTCTTGAAGGCGTAGATGTTTACGTGGATAGCTTAGACTTTTTTGCCTTGTCTGCGCGAAAGCTGGTATTTCAAAAATGTTTAGAAAAAAAGATCCCTTTAGTAACCGCTGCACCTTTGGGGATGGGCTGTGCATTTTTGTGTTTTATGCCGAGTAGCATGAGTTACGAAGAGTATTTTCGATTTGAAGATGCCACTAGTGAGAATGAGCAATATATAAAGTTTTTAATTGGTTTATCGCCTGCTATGTTGCAGCGCCCCTACTTAGTTGATCCGAGTCGAGCTGACTTTCATGCTAAAAAGGGGCCGTCGATGCCTATGGCGGTGAAGATGTGTGGCGGAATAGCTGGAACCTATGTACTCAAGATTCTACTTAATCGTGGACCGCTAATTACTGCGCCTTATGGATTGCACTTCGACGCATACCGAAATCGTTTTAAGAAAACTTGGCGGCCAATGGGCAATCGCAACCCTTTGCAGCGTATGGTGTTTAAAATTGCTAAAAAAATCGTCTTGAAAGAAGACTCTTAA